AACTTATGTCATAATTCCGCATAATTAGCCGAAGAACCGAAGATTTTTCTTAAAAGTGGAAAGAAACAACTTTTCCCACTTTCTTTTGTAAATTACCTGCTTTATTTCCTAGGAATGGCTGGATGTTACGCACGTCAAATCTCCGCGCATCATTTAATACTGACGCACTTTAGCCAGCGTTACGTGGGACTGTCAGAACCGGAAAAGGAAGGGAACACGTCAGTGGCTAAACTAGTTGAGCAAGCTAAAGAAACATTTCAAAGCGACAATGTGACTGCGGCAGAGgacttttttgtattttcgaTACCTTTACCTAGCTGAAAATTCAAGGGCGTTGAAACGTGAGGTGAATTTTATAATCTACGAGTTGGTCCGGAGTGTTCTGAATTCCTAGCATCGTCCTCCTTTagggcaaaaaaaaattatattgagAAATTTTTTATCCTGCAGCATTTAAGAATGACCACTCAGAAATCAGTAACAATTATCTTTTTACATTCACCTCATTTTATTTCAACAGTTTATAAAAATCACTTAGCACCACTGTAAGTAATCTTTTCTATAAACATCTAAATATAAATTACTAAAACAGCTGTGCTCCAAAACCAAACACTTGTTTGATGGGTCCCCAGAAATGTTGTTTCCAGCCTTCCTCGGTTCGAACGGTGTCGTAATCAGGCACACCTGTTTGCGAAAGTCTCAACATCGTACAGTCGGATTTTTGTTCGAGGGTGATGGTAACCACAGAAAAAACgtctaaaacaaaatcaaaacaaattaaatcttTCAAACaataaatctgttttttttctttttcgtgagATTATACACGAGTTAAGCATAGTTTAAATGAATCCTTTCGTTATTGCGCTCTTATCgggaattgaaaaaaaaaaaattaaaaaaaaagaactgtTATGAACTAAgaagtaaaagtaaaataaattttttttgtggaaaaatttgaaaagaaaagttacaatGCCGTGCGATTATTTCTTAAAGAAATGAGCACGGTCAAAGCATTATTAAATTCActgtttgctttctttttttaatacagaaaCAACTTTAACTGTGACAAGCTGTATTGTCCTctcaaatttatacaaaaaacagGACGAGGGAGGCATTTAAAAGTCTTACCAGACGGCCATTCCTTGAATCGCCACTTTTGAACGATCTTTTTAGCAGGTATCTGAGAAAAATAGTGaatgtagaaaaaaaatttgaaacataAGGTGTTTGCGAAAAAAAATTGCGCGGTGAACAAATTTGGGTAACCGCAAACGTTTTTTCCCGCAAAAATTCTTTCGTAGAATAGTGCAAGTGTTtctccgcaaaataaaaaataatttccggCAACAATCATTTTCCATAAGTAGGGCGTCACACGGCTTTGCTAATCATGTTAAGCCATCCCAATCTGCATTAGGTAATAAAACGAATTctattctttaaaatttattgtaagGGTACGAATTATTTGCAGAACCTAGTTGTACAGATTTCACGCAAGCAAATATATTATTTCCTAAAAAATTACTGCGCAGCCACACATGTGTTACAGGTAACATTTCTATAACAACAAGAATTCATTCTGATGAGCTGGGTACAAAAATGTTGATTCAGGATTGTTGTTGAAAATTGTgagaaaagatttttttcagtaagttgttttttagcagtaacattttttttgttcctAGTAACGACGTGATAATttgaactgtttctacttttcagcgaagcgaatatttcgatgcaaaatcaaaactaacaaaactgcgcatgctcagataaaattcgccgtcgaattcgccgttcaattcgcttcgtgaaaatcccccttaatgTCGTGATAATTTGGGTAAACGCATAGGTATAAAAGTTACAAAACTAAATCGATTTAATTTTGTCACCGGCTGCAAGATTATTCTTGTGATTCACAACACAAGTTAACATTTTTAGACTATAATAAATAGCATGAATTTTGTTACTATCGCCAAAAAAATTCGCCTTGTGTCGTCGACCTGACAGTTAAGATGGGTTATTTATTTCTACATTATGAATGTTCTCTTCGTGTGCATTGGTTTGTGAAACCTTATTAACCATTGATGCGGCATGTGTCGTTAAATTTTGCAACGTTACGTTAATAAGACGGCTGTTACATGTTTCGCCTATAACAGCCGACGTAAAAATAATGATTTATCTTTAAAAACTTACTAATTCGACGTATGATCCATTTATGTTGTCATTCATAACAGAAAATGTTCCACCAGGCGAAGGGTCAGAGGTGCATGGGGAACGGGTAAATGCGGACAACCtctaacaaaaaattaattttaatttatcgtATTTAAATTCATCGTATGCAAATAGATTCCACATATCAAGGTTACCTCAGCCAAAGTTAGAGTTGCATATAATTCATCCGCTGTTGTTTTGAATTCTTCCGatagatttaaagaaaaatggCAGGAAGGCTGCTTTTTTGGAActataaagtcaaaaaaattaaaaattagttcgCAACAACCGCTTCCCCTGTAATGATTGTGTGCATTCAGTACCAATATTTTCGAACGGTTTTAACTTACGACAAAACCCTCGTTGTTCCTAACTTTTGGTAAGCGTCTGATCCCCGTCTCGTAATGTAAATAACTTGATGATTACGCATTGAAAACTCTTAAATCTGTACTTTATATCGTCCGAAGTTATAGGTGAAAAACATCAGAAGTAAGTAAAATACATacgaaaattttaataattaacgTAGCAAAACGCCTCTACTTTCTCCACAAATTATGAGaacattttataaaattataatttttgagcaaaaaacaaaagcttaccattatcatcaaattttaaatcCTTCATATCTTTACTAACCTATACACAATAAACATAATTTTAGTTTATctggaaaaatatttaaattgtaCATACCGAGTAGCATTAACTTATTTATCATATTACCGCTGTTTGTTTACTTGTGTTAgtgtttgagttcttgtttgtgttttcgttttttgttGGTAAAACCATACCAGCTGAATATTctgtaatatataaaacaagaaACTGATTACAATACATAGTGTTGATAGTGAGAATACAGAAGACTTATTATCCATGTCGAACTCGCATAGAGCCAATTCGTAATAGACAGTGGTCTAGTTCGTAATAGACAGTGGTCTAGTTCGTAGAACACAGAGGGCCGAATGTAAGAGGCTTCGAATTTACAGATTCTTCCTcagcaaaattaatttttcaggaATCCAAATTTATCAATATGTATCGCTCCAGATTAACATTGTTATTCGCAAACATTTCTAAGTAACATATCAAGAATAATTACCAGTTTTAAGATCTGTTATATAATTTTGACATTTCTCTCGACAAAGTTTAATTCCAGTCCTTCGAACAATTTGCTTCAACCTTTCAGCATTTTTTGAGTCACCTTTGGCAGTTATTTCAACCTTAATGCAGAACAAACATACCTCAAAACACATGCAACAACGGATTGGGGTTTAACTCGTCTTTAGAGGACTATATATACCTTAATGGAATTAATAATCGTGAGAACTAACTTTAcccagaaattttttaaaaaaaaatttaaatttttaaaaaattaattttcgcaaaaaaaggATTTGTTAACATTTTGTTTCTTGATGTATACCGTTTTTCAAGTGCGTTTATGTTGGAGACATGCTGCTGAAATTCACGTATATATTATATGTATAAATCAGAAGAAAAAACTAttgtaattcttttttaaaaagataaaaaataaattttacagtaattaattttcgcaaggaAACTAACGTTCGCAAAATTGCCAGAAACTCGCGAAATTAGCGaaacttaattcccgcaaaaattaattcccttaaggtaCTCCACTAAAGATTATTTTAGAAAATCATGCTCACAATGATTCCAAACAAAACATACATCTACATCATCAGCAGTATTCTCATCGCTCAAGTTTGGTATGTGAATGTTCCCACTATGTTCTAATTCAGAATCTGCTAGTTTACCTAAGATAAAACCAGGAAATAATTTATTTCTCGAGAGGAATTTAAGGAAAGATTGCAAAATAAATTGTGACGGAATTGGTGGAATTAAACAATGTAAATGGGgatataaattttcgcgaattctaaaagattttgtcaatttcacaaaaaaatataactgcaaaagttattaaaaacctagaattcgcgaaaattaattctcgaaaaatattgatttttttttctttttttaaatttaaaaagacaagGTGATACGATCCCTACTTCAAGGAAAAGTAGAAAAATTGTTTACCTTTATAACCTAATTTGACAATccattcataaaaaaatatcaatttccCTTTTctgttactaaaaaaaattgaagcaaATTACAAATTAAACCTTAAAAACATGTATGTTAGCATCAGCTTAAAAAGATTTTATCCCACACTTTAATAACTAATTCCAGCATGTAAAACAGCATGGCCATACAGGGTAAAATTGCTGTTATTGAAAGTCAGACAGATTTTTGGAAGCATAAGATCCCAAAAGCAGTGAAATTAATTCTTTACCCATAatctcttttttaaaagaattttactAATTTAAAGCAAATACTGCGGGTTTTCAAATAGATTTATTAGACTTTATTAGACACATATCCATTGCTTTAgacgcaaaatcaaaacatttcatTGCATGGAAGGTTgtacaaaaaatagttaaaaaacaaccctaaaaaacttcaaaaaccTATTAAGTATAATAAGGAAAATGTTAGCaacttttttgcaaacaaaactGTGAAAATAAACTCAAATTGCAAGAAACTAAAGCTTTACTTTATAGTTGCTTCTCCTTCCAATGTTTTTACTTCATTAACAGCCCATGATCCTAAAACAACAAACAGATATATACAGTGATTTATACagtttttttagtcaaaaattTATGTCAATTTCTACTGcattatatttttaatcatGCCTTTTTccgaattattattattattattattattattacccaggatagcctctttagttcctattggtactgatatcaacgagggtcctgcgaagcaAGCACAGCAaacgctcaactagacaacggCCTAAGATATTACTCCTATTCTCAtcctgagcgctaagcagaaaggatagatgcaCATTTTAATAGTCTTTGGCATAACTCAGCctgggtttgaacccaagaccttccacactggaagcgaacgctttACCATAAGGCTACCAATctcaaatgttttaaaatacccCAGTACGAAAACATTGAGACTGACCCCTATACACACAGCTATTTTCATCAAATGTCCATGCAAGCTTAAATTGCAGATCACTTTTTCCAGCATCTAATTCTTGCACACTTTAATTTAGCACACATGTAATAAACATTTTCAGAATAAAAATCTAAGTTTGCTTTTTTATAATGATTAATTTGCATAGATGATTCATTAATCCAAACCAACATTCAAAATATTGTagttttctttttcagttttGTGCAATGCGGTCTTTGTGCATCTTCAAGCACAAAAAAGAGAATCAAatatttatgcaaaaaaatgtcACGAATATAGGTTATTTTTCAGAATGTGCCAGATAActcttaaagttatttttatctaTGCTGTGTTGGTAAGTGATTcacaaaatttattattatGTAGATACATGTATAAAgttgattattttatttcaaacatAATGCAAACCTTCGTCACATTCATCTTTAACATTTAGAAATAATTCTTTTAGTTTTTCTTTGGACCACGCTGTTCCATCTCTCTCAGTCCTAAAAAAAACCATCCAGTGGTTGGTACAAGAAAGACAGGGGTTGATTGGATGATGTTCATTGATAAGTATGACAGTTTTATAAGTCTGTGTTTTATCTTGGCTTAATTTGAAGCCATTTTTACAGGAGACAAATTTCTTGGAAAAGTACAAatttaagtctttttttaaatctttttttaaaatgcacatCTTTGGAAATTGTTACATTATCATATCAAGTAAAATTTCCAGTAAAATTATGACAGTTTGAGTGGCAGCagaaaaaatgttgaatcagAAAATATTTGCACACACATTTTTCGGTTATAACCTTTGTCTCCCTAAGAGAATTGTAGACAAAGTCTGTAGCTTTTTAAACAGTCTGCCAACAACAAACCTTTTGTATTTACTTTTCAGTGGTAAGTTCTTTTGCTCTGATAGGACAGAAATGCTAGGATTTGGTAAATAGAGGTATTTTTCTGTAGATTTCTACTCATGAAAACACTGTTTTaggttttaaactattattaagTGTAGCTAGATTGAGGCattctaatttattttaatttaattaagtgCTAACAATTCCTTTGTGTGACGAAGTAGACTAAAAATAACTCTGCTTCACCTAGCGCCCCAATCTTTTCTCCTGCCATGCAAATGCCAGCAGAGGCAAAAAAAACTTGCTGCTGAAAATGTTAACAAATTAATTCATCCATTAAAGTTAGCTATATAGGACAACAGTAGTGTTTTGTCACTTCTAAGGgaaaacaggaaaaaatgaaacaacatttttcctgtagctcagtcggtagagtgttCGACTTGTCTAGTTGGTCAgaatttccaaaaagatttcTGTAGCTagtacaaaaaatataagcCACTACAAAATGCAGGGACAATTCCTCATAAACACAGCAGGGTAGCACCACAGGCAATACCATGCTGATGATGTGGATGGCCCAATATTGGAATCTGGAAAGAGGGCAgccattacattttttattttaaaaaaaattcttgaaagcTTACGAAAGGAAAACATCAAAAGATCACTTGAAGGAATGCCAGACTGAAACTTTTCTCCCGCTGAAAGTACTTCTTAAACAATTAGCTATCTAGACATACCAGTGCCAGTTGTTTACATTTGTAGAATCTGGTCTTTCCTCAACAATCCATCTTGGATCTCCCTTTCCCCATAAAGCCATGCTTAGAATAGAATATAACGAAgacgtttaaaaaattaaaaaagttaccAGAATTCCACGAGTGTTTAAACAATGACCTAAAAATATCGAGAAAGTTCTGTCGGAGAAATGACGGAACTTTAGAATCAGATACGAGGGGGGGGGGCGAGGGGTGAGAAAAGAAGGGGGTTGGTAACCTGCTGTTGGGGATATTCTGTCAGATGTTTATGTCCAAAATTAAGACAGAATTCGACATAATTATCGACCCCAGGACACTCTGTATCTTTTCTGTCATCGGGACGGCGTCCTGATATAAAAGAGGCAACGGGcgatggggacgaggttgtgatgTAACAGCATCTCGCCCAAAGCTCTGAGATAAATATTCATTTCAGGGAGATCTGAGGACTAAAACTCCATTGCATGTCACATGATCCGCACTAGACCCAAAAGTTTAGTCCCAAaagcgaaaaagaaaaagaatttcggataattttaaattaagcaCTGGTTTATTATAGCACTTTGCCCTGCTGTAGTGCTAAATTGTTGTTTTCAACAACTAAAAAGATTACAGCCATAAATTCaacatttaaatatttgatAGAATAAGTCAAATCTCTTTTATAGTAGACACTTTTTAGTCCAATCACAATTTTTCTGGTATGGAGTTGTCCGATATTTGGAGAGTTTCATTTTTCCGCTTCTTCAATTACATGTGATGAGTTCAGCTTAGTTTAAAAGAAGACAAAATGCTGCAATCGACATAACTCTTTAGATGTCAAAAGTTATGAAGGAGGGTGTGAACTGAAGATTACCGTAAATTATGTCTTTTATGGATTTATGGAAAGTGAATTGGAAAAGTGCTGATAGTAACAAGtcgaataaaaaaaatgctcaCAAGGTTTTCTTCCCTATAACGTTAATTCGAAAGAATCTTTGGTAGCCAAGTTAATTTTCGTATTGAAAaaccaacctcatccccaggtttttttgtctttttgaaatCGAGGACGGCGCTAGCGGCTTTGAAATCAGACAACAAACCCTAGGGATGAGGATGTTGAAAAACCGCTGATGGTTTTCATACGGATTTTTATCAAGACCATGGTTTTGCTCGTCCAATCATTTTTGTACCTTAATTAGAGGTGCCCACTTTTTGTGACTCGAAACTTACAAATTAACTTGTGCTTTTGTTTACCACTACTTGTAGTCAGACAATTGTCACTTTGTGAAGAATTAGTAAACAACCCGTGTGGCGACCTTCTGTTTATGGGCTACctaaaaagaatgtaaaactgAGGGCTTGTATAATCCTTCAtgtttcccaatctaccttgttGGCACCAGTCCATCCCAATGAGCTGAAATAATATGAAACCTGGAATAAATTTTTGGTGGGAGGTAGTAAACGAGATGTTATGATTCTAATATATATGATATAATAAAGATTTTTCTATTAATATATGTCATGCATTTTCACCCCAAggtattaaatttcttttttaatttattattattatttagccgtgtaaaaaaatttacatttttagccGCTCTAATGTGGAATCTAGAAATATGTGAGTTTTCGTTTACGTTAGCTATATTGCTTAACATATAACCAAGCCCGTAAACCCTCTATAAAAAGTTAGTAAAGAAGATACATATTTCTCCAGTCCATTTAgtttcagtattttttttattttgttattttaaaattcgCGAGGTTGATTTGCGAAAATTTTTAGAGACGAGAatcttttggaaagtttttatgGGATAAAATAATGATGTGATCGTCTGCATAATGGCGGTAGTCTTGAATTGTCACAgattttaattctttaaatataaagaaatatcAGGAGACGAAAAGGGAAAAAAGCTAGAAATGCTGTtcagatttttttgaaaaaattacagcctttggGCCATTTCTCGAAGGTAACTTGTATGCTCCGCTGACATTGTGATATATAATATGACTGCAATGTCTGCAATGTCTCGACCGTTTTGTTCGTTAGAAATCTATAACAACAGAGAATGGAAATGCATGTACAAAAAGATAACAAAACATTCGAATAtccatttataaaatttttataaacgttttttgaaccaaaatttatttttcgtcAGAAGAAAAGTCCTATCACACAAATTCGACGCCGTTTTGCTTGTTGCTCATTGTTATGATGAATGTTGATATTAAAAACGCAGGGGATTCACAATTATcaacatttcttgctgtttttcTGGCGAAGTGATACGAGGTTTTGGATTTACTGTAAGTTGATTTCTGAGACTGCATGTAGATGGTAATGTTACCAATTTTCTAGCgaagttgtttgtttacatttatagtAACCATTTCAGTTGCTGTGAGGTTAAAAGTTTTACCGTGTTTATAAAG
This is a stretch of genomic DNA from Hydractinia symbiolongicarpus strain clone_291-10 chromosome 9, HSymV2.1, whole genome shotgun sequence. It encodes these proteins:
- the LOC130656374 gene encoding activator of 90 kDa heat shock protein ATPase homolog 1-like, giving the protein MALWGKGDPRWIVEERPDSTNVNNWHWTERDGTAWSKEKLKELFLNVKDECDEGSWAVNEVKTLEGEATINNRKGKLIFFYEWIVKLGYKGKLADSELEHSGNIHIPNLSDENTADDVDVEITAKGDSKNAERLKQIVRRTGIKLCREKCQNYITDLKTEYSAGMVLPTKNENTNKNSNTNTSKQTAVSKDMKDLKFDDNVPKKQPSCHFSLNLSEEFKTTADELYATLTLAERLSAFTRSPCTSDPSPGGTFSVMNDNINGSYVELIPAKKIVQKWRFKEWPSDVFSVVTITLEQKSDCTMLRLSQTGVPDYDTVRTEEGWKQHFWGPIKQVFGFGAQLF